A genomic stretch from Prionailurus bengalensis isolate Pbe53 chromosome E2, Fcat_Pben_1.1_paternal_pri, whole genome shotgun sequence includes:
- the LOC122494231 gene encoding metallothionein-4, with translation MDPGECTCMSGGICICGDNCKCTTCNCKTCRKSCCPCCPPGCAKCARGCICKGGSDKCSCCP, from the exons ATGGACCCCGGCGAATGCACCTGCATGTCAG gAGGAATTTGCATCTGTGGAGACAATTGCAAATGCACAACTTGCAACTGTAAAACGTGTCGAAAAA GCTGCTGTCCTTGCTGCCCCCCGGGCTGTGCCAAGTGTGCCCGGGGCTGCATCTGCAAAGGGGGCTCAGACAAGTGCAGCTGCTGCCCCTGA